From Osmerus mordax isolate fOsmMor3 chromosome 7, fOsmMor3.pri, whole genome shotgun sequence:
TATCAGTCTCACCTTGTGGGCCAGTTGTTCAAAAGTGTCACGCTCAGGGCCGAGACCAAACATCCTGGGCATGGGGTTTTCCTCCAATCTTAGGACACATCACAGGATTTAAATAAAAGAACTGGATTTATGGTAAATACAGCAACATCTTATTACAAAGCAATGGCATTTAACTGTTGCCTTGCCAGCGGGACAAAATGGTATGTTGAGGATGAGGTAGTGAGAGGACAGAAGCCATGTACAAAATATTGTTTAGGGTTGGCAGGTAATGTTTTGCTTCTCTTAACTGAGGCCTGTGAGCAGTGTTATACGCTCTCTCACTAACCTTCTGATGGCTGCAGCCAAGATGCCAATGCTGCTCTCCCTGGGGGGCATGGAGGAATGTCCCGGGACTGTGAACACACTCAGCTTCACTGTAGCCTGTCCCTTCTCACTGATGCCAATCCtgcaacacaccaacacacccatcATTATACATTCTGCTTTGAAGCCCAATGTGTACATATTTTGTCAACGTTTTTTTCTATTACTAGATCCTCACAGAGCAGCAGGCCCCCTCAGACCACTAATGACCCCATCCAACACAGCCAGGCCCTCATCCAGGACAAACGCCAGCTGCACCCCACGCTTCTTTAGCACACGCACTATGTTCATAGCACCCTGGTATCCATAAACCTACAAAGGTGTTGAATGGAAAAACTATTATAACATAAAACGATCAAGTTGACAGATGACTGTATGTCTACAGTATACAGTAGTAGGCCTGATTGATAGACTACATACCTCTTCATCATGACCCAGACCAATGTAGAAACCCCTACGTGGTGCATAACCTTTCATCAACAGGTATTCCAGTGCCTGGAGAATCGCCTGAGAAAAGGGAACTCGTGGTTAGATTGAAGGCTTTCATGATGGCCCTGTACATAGTGCAAAACATTGTCATGCAGAAATATGTTACCATGACAGCTTGCTTGTTGTCAATAGTTCCTCTACCATAGATAAACCCATCTATCTCCTTGGCAGAGAATGGCGGAGCTTCCCAGCCATCGCTTTCAAAGGCTGGCACCACATCTATGTGAGCCAGGAGCATGTAGGGCATCAATGCAGGGTTGGAGCCTGGCACCCAGAATAGGTGACTGTAGTTTGCCACTATCTCATGATGAACCAATTTGGAAGAAAACACTGTAGGAAAGACTACATGAGAGATACAACATACTTTAGTAATTCCATTAAACTAACCATAAAGCAAACTACATTGTGTACGCTGTATGAATGACACCTTTAATAGTCACATAACCTACAACTGATGTAACTTGGGTTACCGATAATACAAATCTGGGTTCGTGAAAAAGGAGATGCATTCGATCAGCCCTACCTCTCCTGAGGAGATGGTCGAACTCGCGCAAAGCGCTGGTGTTCAATTGCGTTTCCGTTGTTGACACAGTGGGAATCCTTACCGCCTCTGAAATGAATCGCGTGTGAGCAACAGCTGCTAAATGTGACACTAACTTGCAAcatgcaaaaaagaaaaactggcaCCCTGCATGTCGCGTTTTGCATCAAACTTCCAAGTCATTCCAAGAACCTGTCAGTGACAAAATCAAATTGTTCACCTTTAAAATGATCAAGAAGCTCCTCTCGATGTTCGCTTATTAAATCCGACGCAATGTTGTTTGTCTTCTCCCAGTGAGCGAGCTGTAGATCTGCATTAACATCCAGCGTCAGTGTCCTTACAGTGGCTATAACGAACAATACTAGTAGAACAAATGACAAGCTAAAAGACACAATCTTTACAAATTTGACAACCCTGAACTTTGTATAATGGTCGGTCATCTTTATCCTGTTCGAGTTCACCCCCAAACAGTAGACAGTAACATAGGCCTAGTATTTCCTATTTCACGCTGCTTTGCAGATAAATTGATACATTATTATTTCAGCGCCACCTGCTGGAGGACGAAAGTTGCAGGAAACACTTGCTCATGTTTTAATTGTTACATCTATTCCCCTGAATCACCCATCCTTTTCCAATTCCATCCCATCCATACAACATATGCGATCCAAGCCCATATGAAACCAACATCTTTATTGaaatacaaacacaacaaactatTCTTTAAAAAAGACACCAAGTACAAACAAGTAGGTTAAGATAACTCATAAATGTCCTCGGTTCAAATACACCGAAGACATCGTCCCAGTCTTAAACATATTGACATAAAAACATTCAATGCATAAATACCTTCATCACATGAGAATACATTTTGAAGCTCAACCAGTAACATAACTCATGGGATTATGATAAATACATCACAGTACATATTGTTTATTCAAAAACACTGCTGCACTGAACTCTCACTGAACTCTCCAGTACGTTCCCTTCTACATTTCCAGTAACAACGGTGAGGTACTGAGGCAAGGTGAGGTATTTTTGGCTTGCTGTGAGCTGTGACTTGAAGATGATGAAGAGAAGGCTAAACAGGCCAACAGAGTACGGGCCTACTCCTGCCCAGTAAGGGGGTCTAGGACCTGTGTGTCCGCAGGCTCGGCTTTCAGCAACAGTCTCTCCTCAACTCCAGTCTCCAGGCTCACCTCAACATCTCCTGTCTTCAGGCTAAGGTTTTCCAGGAAGGCCCCAAAGGGATTGTCTATACTGTCCTCCCCACAAGCATAGATTAAGTAGAGGAGGCAGACAATGCTGAGGAAGACCACCACTTGGACCCAGCGAGGAACGAGGAAACGCTCcagctcctgtctctccatggTGGTGGGACTGAGAGGGGTGTCCGGGTACTTGAAGTGGACCGGACGTCCTGCTGCACCCTTTATAGGTCTCCGCCGGGTTGCACTGCAGCAGGGCAGTACAGTTTATAAACATGCCATTAAACCCCTTAGACTTATAAATTGAAGGACaatacaaatgtattgtaaACAGTAGCCATTTAGTGTAGTCTCATGGGGGAGTGTACTTACACTATACCAGTGGGCGTGGGCTCTG
This genomic window contains:
- the LOC136945436 gene encoding N-fatty-acyl-amino acid synthase/hydrolase PM20D1.2-like; its protein translation is MTDHYTKFRVVKFVKIVSFSLSFVLLVLFVIATVRTLTLDVNADLQLAHWEKTNNIASDLISEHREELLDHFKEAVRIPTVSTTETQLNTSALREFDHLLRRVFPTVFSSKLVHHEIVANYSHLFWVPGSNPALMPYMLLAHIDVVPAFESDGWEAPPFSAKEIDGFIYGRGTIDNKQAVMAILQALEYLLMKGYAPRRGFYIGLGHDEEVYGYQGAMNIVRVLKKRGVQLAFVLDEGLAVLDGVISGLRGPAALIGISEKGQATVKLSVFTVPGHSSMPPRESSIGILAAAIRRLEENPMPRMFGLGPERDTFEQLAHKFDFPLKFIMSNMWLFSPIIGRFMERRPDTNAFVRTTTAVTMFNSGVKVNVLPSQAEAYVNLRIHSSQSLQEILELIQWTVGDARVKMELVHGFDPVRVSSSDETSFGFQILKKTVMDMFPQVTVAPGICIGNTDSRHYTELTKDIYRFSPTWFKPGDAQRFHGINERISKKNYEELVMFFFNLIQNCDIRKLPPPHSTSHEL